In Rouxiella sp. WC2420, the following proteins share a genomic window:
- a CDS encoding helix-turn-helix domain-containing protein, whose product MLNSVFARRLYLCWLIENNERPNVPNLMALSGWPRRTLQDVLKALPGMGVELNFIQQGVRNNDGYYQIAHWGPLNPQWIASHREQILAAIDSQG is encoded by the coding sequence ATGCTGAATTCCGTTTTTGCCCGTCGGCTGTATTTATGTTGGTTGATTGAAAATAATGAGCGCCCTAATGTCCCAAATTTAATGGCGCTAAGCGGTTGGCCGCGACGGACACTGCAGGACGTATTAAAGGCGTTGCCGGGAATGGGGGTAGAGCTTAATTTTATTCAGCAGGGCGTGCGAAACAACGATGGTTATTACCAGATTGCCCACTGGGGTCCGTTGAACCCGCAGTGGATAGCCAGTCATCGCGAGCAGATCCTCGCGGCTATCGATTCCCAGGGGTAA
- a CDS encoding response regulator, translating to MADQYPAFFTKSAATFSTTNKQSSDNHSAAYLSSAHHSLASNSLFNNSLDRHYKVMIVDDHPLMIRAVEQMLGLSPNLHVVATANGGIEALAAARMTDLDLIILDLNMPDMSGLETLNALRAEGCAAKIIILTFSDSPCDIANLINAGADAYLLKDSKPEYLLEQIQLTAQGNNYLSEEMQNSVVAENNKVNPLEKLTDRETCVLNEVAKGQSNKEVARELSISEETVKVHIRNVLRKLDVRSRVAATVIFLESRA from the coding sequence ATGGCAGATCAATATCCTGCGTTTTTTACTAAATCCGCGGCGACTTTCAGTACCACAAATAAGCAATCCTCAGATAATCATTCGGCGGCTTATCTCTCATCGGCCCATCACTCGCTAGCGAGTAACTCATTATTTAACAACTCTTTAGATAGACATTATAAAGTCATGATTGTCGATGATCATCCACTGATGATCCGTGCCGTAGAGCAGATGCTGGGGCTTTCGCCGAATCTGCATGTAGTGGCGACGGCCAATGGGGGTATTGAAGCCCTTGCGGCAGCAAGAATGACCGACCTTGACCTGATTATTCTCGATCTTAATATGCCGGATATGTCCGGGCTTGAGACGCTAAACGCCCTACGCGCCGAAGGTTGTGCCGCAAAAATCATTATTCTGACCTTTTCGGACTCTCCTTGTGATATCGCCAACCTGATCAACGCCGGTGCCGACGCCTATCTGCTCAAAGACAGTAAGCCCGAGTATTTACTTGAGCAAATTCAGCTGACGGCTCAGGGTAATAACTATCTGAGCGAGGAAATGCAAAATTCAGTGGTGGCCGAAAATAATAAGGTAAACCCCCTGGAGAAGTTAACTGACCGGGAAACCTGCGTACTGAACGAGGTGGCTAAAGGACAGTCGAATAAAGAAGTCGCTCGCGAACTGTCTATTTCAGAAGAAACCGTCAAGGTGCATATTCGCAACGTGCTACGCAAGCTTGATGTCCGCTCTCGCGTAGCCGCAACGGTAATATTTCTCGAGTCCAGGGCCTAA
- the nudK gene encoding GDP-mannose pyrophosphatase NudK — MTVKIEIIKDKLLSDNWFTLRNYSYVLEKKDGSKIEHKREVYDRGNGATILLYNRNKQTVLLVRQFRMPIYLNGNTNGMLIETCAGLLDDDSPEDCIRKEAIEETGYQVGAVAKLFELYMSPGGVTEIIHFFAAEYDDSRRENDGGGVEDEDIEVLEVPFSQALEMIKNGEIKDGKAVILLQYAQINGLLD; from the coding sequence ATGACTGTCAAAATCGAAATTATCAAAGATAAATTGCTGTCCGATAACTGGTTCACGCTGCGTAATTACAGCTACGTGCTGGAAAAAAAAGACGGCAGTAAGATTGAGCATAAACGCGAGGTCTATGACCGTGGCAATGGCGCGACAATTTTGCTGTATAACCGCAATAAACAAACAGTGCTGCTGGTTCGCCAGTTCCGGATGCCTATTTATCTTAACGGCAACACTAACGGCATGTTGATTGAAACCTGTGCCGGCCTGCTTGATGACGATTCGCCGGAAGACTGCATCCGCAAAGAGGCGATTGAAGAGACGGGCTATCAGGTAGGTGCGGTCGCCAAACTGTTTGAGCTTTATATGTCACCCGGCGGTGTTACCGAGATTATTCATTTCTTTGCTGCGGAATATGACGATAGCAGGCGCGAAAATGATGGCGGCGGGGTTGAAGATGAAGATATCGAGGTGCTGGAAGTGCCATTCAGCCAGGCGCTGGAGATGATTAAAAATGGAGAAATCAAGGACGGTAAAGCGGTGATTTTGTTGCAGTATGCGCAAATAAACGGTCTGCTGGACTAA